Genomic segment of Fundulus heteroclitus isolate FHET01 unplaced genomic scaffold, MU-UCD_Fhet_4.1 scaffold_106, whole genome shotgun sequence:
GTTTTCTAAGACAATATGTAAACAGTAAAAGGTTTGACTGGACAAGTCAAATTTTATCTTCAGTTGTTTAAACGACACGGAGAGACCTCCGCTAAAGCAATCCTCTAAAACTCCtttaatataatattaataGTAATATAATAATATGAGTATGAGTTTGTTTTTACCTAAAGTTGTTCTAGGTGAAAGCCCCATTTTCGAGCCCCTCAAGCAGcatcaatacttttgcaaggcactgtcaGTAATTACTTAAATTGTGTCTTTTTTCAATTCTAAAACATGTTATTAGTTATTCCATGTAGACCATCACGGTATCCAATCGAAGAACACAAAACCACAGAGAGCAGCAaagtttgaaacattttatataaacCACAAAAACTCATTCAGAGAAGCTTAAATGTTACTTTATTTGAAAACCGTATGGATTTTCGTATGCTaaaaaaacctttcttttagcaagttttttttttatttgcagctaacaaagcttttatattgtggAGGTTTCTGAAAACACTAAATTTTAAAAGATGTCAGGACCTTGAGAAGATTCAAACATAGCAACACTTTGAAGATCTTCAACCGTAAAATGTTTTTCACTCTGAAGCAGGTTGGTCACTTGTGCACTTCTCATCGGTCAGCCGGGTATCGCTGAGCCACGGACGACTCCACACGCTGAATGTGCACTGGTAGGGCTGGAAAAAGAAAGCCCACACACATTTACAGAAGACTGAGACTACATGCACATTTATCCAGACCAACATTACTGTGAAGCGTTTCTAAGCAGCGCCGACAATTTGACATTACAAAATGTTAGATGGTAAAATAGTGATTGGATGTGTTTAAGATTCAACTCTTGAAATCACAAAGGTTAATGTCAGGCTTTTCTTATCCAATATATTTTACCTGAGCCTGCTGTGGCTCATTGTGGACGGTACAGTTTCCTGCTGGTTGCCCCTTTTCACAGCCGGTCCTTGCCAGAATCACAGTCATGATGTACCTTGTCCCAGCCACAACCTATAAGAAGAAGCAGCCAAGACAAGGAAATGCAGATTTTTAAAGGTAATGGAGAAAAAACTAgcataaatgaacaaaaacacaaaactctcAGTGGTAGTAAAAGATtgaagagagataaaaaaaaaaacagtttagcaTTTTTATAGATTTAGTCTAGTAAATAGgtcaacatccatccatccattatctaataCGTCTATCCCTATTGGGATCGCGAgaggtgctggtgtctatctccagctgtaaATGGGCGAGATGATAGGTCAACATGAAAGGGTTTCATATGTGACATCTGGTCCCTAAGTTGTTTAAATGTCTATATTTTACCAGAAGCCtttattaaaatctaaaacGCATTATATTTGAATGGTACCAACCTGAGACTCAGCTGACACCACCTTAGTGACCTGGCGGATGTGTGTGTCATTGGTCCTGTTGTTGTGTTGGACAACGGCAAACTGCAGCGCTCTCTGGAACCCCTCATCGTTACCTGCATCCTCTATCTTCTCTAGGCCCCCAAGGAGTTTTTGACTGACTGCAAAGCCTAAAAGAGCGccagaaaacagaaagacaACTTTCAACATCTTTGTCCTGTAGGTGAaaccggcaaaaaaaaaaaccctggaaCATGAAATCAACCTCTGAAACTTTCTGTctgctgttttaaagcaaaagtgATGCAACTGTTCATGCGTTAACAGAGGAGTCATCCAATCAGTTGTCAATGAACTGTCTGGCAAAGGTCTGGGGCTTATCTCCAGTGGTCAACAGTCCATCACTGAGACACACAAACCTTTACCCACACTGACTGGAGTTTGCAGTCACCCAACATGTATGTTTCTGGGAGGAGGATTGACCCAGAGAGAACCCCCTTCAGTACGGGGAGAACGAGCAAATTCCACATAACAAAGCAGGGCATTTTTACTGAGGTGGCTCACGGGTTTTTTCCACGGATCACACCCAACCAATTAATGGAAATTAATTATGTATATCCTAACATCTTTGTAGCTATGCTGCAAGAGCCGGTGGCTGTTGAAGGACGTACTGGCCAGTTTTCCTCACTCTGCTACTTTATACTACTACTCTCCAAAAATATATCACCTGCTTTTATTGCTACCATTAACTTCA
This window contains:
- the LOC105923358 gene encoding cystatin, whose protein sequence is MLKVVFLFSGALLGFAVSQKLLGGLEKIEDAGNDEGFQRALQFAVVQHNNRTNDTHIRQVTKVVSAESQVVAGTRYIMTVILARTGCEKGQPAGNCTVHNEPQQAQPYQCTFSVWSRPWLSDTRLTDEKCTSDQPASE